The Cyprinus carpio isolate SPL01 chromosome A9, ASM1834038v1, whole genome shotgun sequence genome window below encodes:
- the asb1 gene encoding LOW QUALITY PROTEIN: ankyrin repeat and SOCS box protein 1 (The sequence of the model RefSeq protein was modified relative to this genomic sequence to represent the inferred CDS: inserted 2 bases in 1 codon) — MPLLNNSISLVYIYRSILAVLNTMADENVVEGDAAEVPPVPEPQIPNTSAAGRNLRGWLQEQFGDRPLEQCEDTSLHNAAHVGDLHTLETLLQEDSFRQRINEKLIWSCGLLPCTPLRIAAMMGHSECVDYLISQGAAVDLVDVKGQTALYMAVVNGHLDCVKILLKAGADPNGSIHHRSTPIYHAAQVGRVDILLQLIRFNADVDIAPAGPEVNVRXTRTLTTLAACPLFISAAYHHLPCFRMLLNASANPNYNYNGPVSREALVRGRASCMLDAVLKLGCEPAFVSLLLDHGADPYLVPWDELDPDTMVRLKVNAEAFRIYQEAKRNPRRLMNLCRITIRKIMGKKRLACISSLPLPETVINFMFHKD; from the exons ATGCCGCTACTAAACAACAGCATTAGTTTAGTATACATTTATAGAAGCATACTTGCAGTACTAAACACGATGGCAGATGAGAATGTTGTTGAAGGGGATGCTGCTGAGGTCCCACCGGTCCCTGAGCCACAGATCCCAAACACTTCTGCAGCTG GTCGTAACCTGAGAGGATGGCTTCAGGAGCAGTTCGGGGACAGGCCTCTGGAACAGTGTGAGGACACGAGTCTACATAATGCTGCCCATGTAGGAGATCTACACACTCTCGAGACCCTCCTACAAGAAGACAGCTTCAGACA GAGGATCAATGAGAAGTTGATTTGGTCCTGTGGTTTGCTGCCCTGCACGCCCCTGCGTATCGCTGCCATGATGGGTCACAGCGAGTGTGTGGACTACCTGATCTCTCAGGGAGCTGCAGTGGACCTGGTGGATGTGAAGGGTCAGACTGCTCTGTACATGGCTGTGGTTAATGGACACCTGGACTGTGTGAAGATCCTTCTGAAAGCCGGTGCTGATCCGAACGGCAGCATTCATCACCGGAGCACCCCAATATACCACGCTGCACAAGTGGGGCGAGTGGACATCCTACTACAGCTGATCAG GTTCAATGCTGATGTTGATATTGCACCGGCTGGACCAGAGGTTAATGTTCG CACCCGCACTTTGACAACTCTGGCAGCCTGTCCACTTTTCATCAGCGCTGCTTACCACCACCTCCCCTGCTTCCGGATGCTTCTGAATGCCAGTGCCAACCCCAACTACAACTACAATGGCCCCGTGAGCAGGGAAGCGCTGGTCAGGGGCCGGGCCTCCTGTATGCTGGATGCAGTTCTGAAATTGGGATGTGAACCAGCCTTCGTTAGCTTGCTGCTGGACCACGGTGCTGACCCGTATCTAGTCCCTTGGGACGAGCTCGATCCTGACACAATGGTTCGCTTAAAAGTCAATGCTGAAGCCTTTCGCATCTACCAGGAGGCCAAAA GAAACCCGAGGAGACTGATGAACCTGTGCCGCATTACTATCCGGAAGATCATGGGCAAGAAGCGTCTAGCATGTATCTCTTCCCTTCCGCTGCCTGAAACCGTCATAAACTTTATGTTTCACAAGGACTGA